Within Arachis stenosperma cultivar V10309 unplaced genomic scaffold, arast.V10309.gnm1.PFL2 arast.V10309.gnm1.Scaffold_100029, whole genome shotgun sequence, the genomic segment GGAAGCAAGGTATAGTAGAACTTCCAACTGAAAGTTTGACCAAATTAAGTCTTAAGGCTAAGACTTACACCCTTAATTTGCATTGAAGAAGAACTTTCTTCTGTCAGTTACTACTTATACTACACCACAGAATTATCTCATTATACTATTGTTTTCCTTAcgtctattttatattttattttaacgtTTCGCATTTATTAAAACTATTTTGCATAGTGGATGGGTTTGTTTTCCCGAGAGAAACAACCACTTAACTCATTTGCATACTGTAACCTCTGGAGGAAAAGAAAACCGAGGAATTATTGGAGCTGCCTGTGACATTGAAATTTGAGTagagtataaaaatatattcttgGAACTGGGAATGAATATGCATCTCATCTTATTTCTTTAAatggtttattttattatttcctGATCGAAACTGGTTTTAGTTAAAGGTTGAGCTTTTTAGATTTTCATTTCATTCATGTCCCCAAGATTGCTGTCTGAATTTCAGTTTTACAAAAAACATTAGTTAATTATATTTGCCATGTATGTGTTGTGCAGAGTGTAGACACACACATACGCATGGCATAGACAAATGTTATATTCACAAGGTACTCCTTAATCAGCATAGCATGCTTTAATTTTGGCCTTCATATACTTCCACTAATTGAgtagcaagaaaaagaaaggaaccTAAAAAGTGATGCATGCAATAGACATCTATATTCACTGTCAACAATTTGGGAATAGGCAGTATTATGTAGGTTAGCATttgttttttacttttcttggaAATACTAAATCATTTTGGGCTTGTCTTTTTTTTGCCTGGTTAAGGAGCAAAGCTATTACGTGGTCTGATATTAGTTCATTTGTATAGTAATACATGTTGAAATTTTGATTATGACTAATTATACCTACTACTAAATTTCTGCACTAATATTGAAGTTCATAACAAGATTTTTGAAgtctatatatattataaaaggAATGTTATAGCATTATGTTTGTGTACACCTCTCCTATATCACACCTTTCAATTTTGATGTTAAATGATTCACACGAAATGaaagaagacaaaaaaaaagctttactatttttatttaagtatGCTTAAGCTTTCACTGTTTTACTTTAGAAGAGCTTAATCTAAAACagaatatacaaaaaaatagtGTAAATATCATTTCTCTATATATTAGAGAGTTTTAATTTGACTCTCCACTATGAAATTTGAggtttcaaatttaaaaattatataaactaatgttttaaactttaaaagattatattaattttgttaaaattttgaACATTTAGTTGTTATGAAATTATTTAGACTTTCAAATCATGAAAAAACATAAATTTATGATATTAAAATCCTAAAAGATTTTGCTCCTTTTGTAGGGGTTTGAAAACCCCTATTActacaaaattatttatatttcacatactaaaaaatatataacttgGGATTTTAAATCCTAAAACAGAATTTCTTTTGTAAAGcataaaattatttagaattttaaaCTCTAGATAAATAATtcagagaattgaatgaaaccctaaaaagtatatttattttgtgaGATTTGAACTTTGAAGTTTGAACCCTCGCTACTATTAAAATTATGTTAGAATCTTAAACTAGAAAATAAATAGGTTTAATTAAGTTTTGTATTCCTATAATAAAATATCCGTTTTATATTTTAATCCctataaaatttttcatttgAGTTTGATTCCAGTAAAATTAAAACGTTTTTGGTCCTTATAAAATATTCGTTCTTGTTTTAATTGCAAGCGCTAGATTTTGGTCCCCATAAAATACCCATTTTGTTAATTGCTAACATAACAAGTTAAATGTTAATATAGCACATCTTGCTATATCAACATTTTAGTTTGCCATCCATTATCTTCACAAACTAACACcaacaattaaattaaaaaaaaaatctaaattttactaaagaaaaattttaagtacCAAAACAAAAACCCAGATATTCTATagtgaccaaattttttatttacaattttaATCCAAAAAATGCTCATTATATGTTAAGCCCCACTATTGTATAATTATTTAGGATTATTAATGTTTTAAACATaactaaatatttatataaatatgtctttatgtaaaaattaaaactaatataaatatattatatgttAAATAAGTTTGTTAGATATACAAAccatttaataatttttagcTATTATATTTGCATGAAAATGTTTTCATACAAATATTTacatcaaacacaaataatctgTTCTTTTTGTGGAATTTTAAACTCTTCTATAGTATGTAGAGTTGCGAATCCTAAAAACCTATAAAACTTCCTTAAGAACGCGCTTTTGGTCTTTTCAGGAGTTCTTTAACCACTCACTACTAGTGATGCTGCAGCGAAAAATAAAGTATGAACAGGCAATTGTACTTGCGCACAGGATATGAAGATAATCAAAGCATATATATTGCATCCGTGAAAATGTAATTTAacagtaaaaataaaataaaaatgaaaaaacaataataacagTTGGGTGGCAGTTTCCGCTATTCCATACATAGTGATGCCCTGGTTGTAGAGCACATTTCAAGTCCTGAGTGATGAACTTCAAGAAGCCAACCAATGAAAGGAGAAAAGTTACACAGCTCCCTGCTCAAAGGGAACACGTACAAACAGTCGGCCATGCAAACTAACTACAGCAGATGTCTGAAGCGGATCAATTCTTGCAGGTAAGTTCACAACCTGGAACAAGAAACAAATATTTAAAGTGAAGAAGTTAATTAAAATATTGCCGTACTAGCATTATAACTTTTACTACTACTGTCACCATTAAGGTATTCGCCCGAAAATAGAATTATGTCTAGACTCTGTTATGGATACATAAGATTCACCTTCTTGAAAGGGGTAATTCCCCATGGATTGTCAACATGTTCTGGGAGACCAGTTATAACTAGACGACCAACTGGATCAGATTGGACTCGCACCTGCGGATTGGTTTAAATCTAGTTAGCAGTTAAAATTTACACCAAATAAACAGGCAATAGACAATTTCGATAAGTGGAAACGAAATACTCATTTTACATGATATCATGGTACTGCTATTTATTGTTTAGCGTTTACAGACAAAGAACCAAAGCGATTACCTCCTCGCGAAGGAGTCCAGGAACTAGTGCATAAACCTCAAAACAATCCTTCTGTACATAGATACAACAAACATTCCATGTtcatttatttatctatttactTCAGAAGGGAGAGAAAATCAGGCAAGTGATCTGTCAAAAGGACAGGGATAGTCGAAGAATAAAAAAGGAAACCGACTTACAGTTTCTCGCACATTGACCTTCACCCAGTCTGCTGGGGGTCCAACATCTACAACTGCCGTGACCAATCTGCCAGATGAAAATCATTAGTCACAAACTTGAATGAAATGCATACATATCTTTTTTGGCTTCAAAGTAGATACTACAAATTATAAATGGTTAAACTGATAAAGAAATCAGCAGTAATAGTAAATGCCAAAGGGTAAAATTTTACTAGTCTGTTGCTTCAAGTTAACAAAACCTTCCATGAAGAAGGACATAGATATAGAAACCTTGGGGAACGAGGGGTTTACAATACCATGAAAGGAGAAGTCTCAAGATATGGGCAGGGTAGTTTGACTGTGACACACTGAATTGTGTTGTATTgttaattctttattttattgttatgtAAAGGTGTAAACCAAGAAATCTAGTAGAAAAATGGTATCTGTTTATTCTGTAATAACAAAAGTACTTTTAATCAACatcttatattttataaaaagataTCAATATTAGAAGTTATTAAAGAGAGAACTTTAGGCACTTGCTACTAACATGAACAAAGATCATGGATGGATAAGGCCGAACAGTGACACAAAAATAATGACTATATGGAAAAGACTATAGATCAATCAATTCAAAAGACAAGAAACTTAACTGTCTATCTCCTTCAATATTTGCAGCTTTCCCAGCAtgctcaagaacagatggtgtCCTGTGTTTATTTAGCATACCTAATTCATCAAATCATGTAGAAGGAGCTCAAAATCAATTTGAATAACAATTGGGTATGTtgttaagaaaataaacaaataatgaTTTATCATGCATATAGAGAGCATACCAATACTTTTGAGGTTCTTTTCTCGTTTCGGAGTAGAATTGGAGTTCTTATCCTATGCAAGAGAATTACACAAGTTCTAATGATAAAACAATTGCCATAAAACAATCATGTATATATAACTATATACGCAAATACACAACAAATAAGAATGCAAAGTTTATAGGTCTCAACAGACCTTAATAACTGGCTCAGCAACCTCACCATATCCAAGAAGGCGCTGGGCATGCCAACCTTGCATTGCACGTGCTGCCGCATCCCTTCGTGCCCTGCCAGAGCCAGAGCCTGGAGCCTGGTAAACAGCAGTCtgcaaaattaaattattatagctatatatataaacaatatGTCTTATCAGGTAAGCAGCTATTTTGTTCAAACCCATTTATATGAAGCACAATTGCTTCACATGCCAACTTGAGTCTCTTGTAAGATACAATATAATTAAGGAAAAAGAACAAGCTTAGTCAGTTTCATAACTTATTAGGCCCATTGCTTGGCAAAAGGAAAACAAAAGGTGGTTTGCAATTAAGAACtagcaaaaaaataaataaataaaataaaataaaatacaaaccTCTTTttccacacttgaagattgatGAAATGATCCAACAGGGAGCTGTAGCTCCCCAATTTCTCTCTTATACTTTTCATACTCTAAAAGTGCCTGACATAATTGAAAAAACATCAGGAATAAAGTAGATCAACAGATCATGCAAGTTGCATAGAAAAGGTATCAGAACTCAGAAGTGACATGGGAATGGCACAAGGCAGTAAAGGATACATAATGGTAACTCTGTTTAGTTTCATTTGTATTGGAGAAGTCCTGTGACAATGACAGCTAATGTGATGGTAAGGTGAACAAGAGACAGGATACAGATTAGTTTCTTTTACATTTAAAGAGTGGGAGACAATGAAGTAGAcaacaattcaaacaaaaaatgATATATGTGTCATCAGATGTCTTGTTAAAATGTAGTCTATTTTGGTATCAACAATAGCTAGAAATTCTATCAAATTCATGAATGCTTGAAATATTAAACATGCAGTCTTACCAATAATTAGAGATGACAGCTATTTATTATGCAAAATTCCTTGAAAAAATGAACATTACCTTCTCATAAAAGATTCTAAACGTCCATGAGACTGTAGTGCAAGTCCTGCGAGAGAAATGTATTCAATGTCCCAATGAGCAAAGGATATGGCGTTGAGATGAATTCTTGAAGGCTATTTATCTCTTAGAAACTATTTATGCTAATATGCTAATGCTAACAAGCAGCTGCAACAAACGACATATTGCTCACATGGTATTTATTACTGGTAGTAAACAGCACAAAAGCCAGCTATGGGGCTATGCAGGCATAGTAAGATACAGGGAACACTGAAGACACAAGAGGTGAGCATGCTCCGACACTCTTTTATTACAATCATATATATAATCAGGCAAATTTtcatttctttccttccaaATACATATCAATCAACCCATGATGTAAGATTGAAGTATTTCATACACAATCCGTGAAAACTAAACTCAGTATATGATGCTCTGGCTGATAGAAGATGATGCACAAGTGACAAAAAGAAATTAGTCAATTTAAGGAACACAATGCCCTATTCCCTATCCTGCCACAAAACTATAAAACAACAGACTTACTTGGGTGGATGGAAAGACTCTCCTACTTGCCGCCACAACTTGGATCCAGTTACCTGCATAAAAGAGTAGGTTAGATTAGTTCTGTCACCCATTAGaatgattaattaaaaaaagaaaggcACAAAACATGTCATCAATAATCATATGTTGTAGAAAAGGCATGGATAAGATTGTGACACTGGAAGAATAGTAGTAAAAGGCAGCCTTGGTTTGAAGTTTACTATATAGACAGCAATATTAAAGAGCATTAGAATGTGAGAACGATGGGGATGACCAACAACAAGCAAAAAAATGACGAAGTATGACTACTAATGTAGGAGATGGATCCATACCACATCGTAGCCACCAAGTTTGATGACAG encodes:
- the LOC130959990 gene encoding AT-rich interactive domain-containing protein 6-like isoform X2 yields the protein MEDGPERLVENSHENSEMEVVDDDDAALQRQHHSEKDQNVDSNSPAQLQQDHVMFDRQSDDNKNANSALLSVLETKTDSSNTRHENRFQDLKVHSHHELLTPKPKERNVREMKNVLHDTEMTDYDESGSYSEREAFMRELESFYRERSLEFKPPKFYGEPLNCLKLWRAVIKLGGYDVVTGSKLWRQVGESFHPPKTCTTVSWTFRIFYEKALLEYEKYKREIGELQLPVGSFHQSSSVEKEAPGSGSGRARRDAAARAMQGWHAQRLLGYGEVAEPVIKDKNSNSTPKREKNLKSIGMLNKHRTPSVLEHAGKAANIEGDRQLVTAVVDVGPPADWVKVNVRETKDCFEVYALVPGLLREEVRVQSDPVGRLVITGLPEHVDNPWGITPFKKVVNLPARIDPLQTSAVVSLHGRLFVRVPFEQGAV
- the LOC130959990 gene encoding AT-rich interactive domain-containing protein 6-like isoform X1, encoding MEDGPERLVENSHENSEMEVVDDDDAALQRQHHSEKDQNVDSNSPAQLQQDHVMFDRQSDDNKNANSALLSVLETKTDSSNTRHENRFQDLKVHSHHELLTPKPKERNVREMKNVLHDTEMTDYDESGSYSEREAFMRELESFYRERSLEFKPPKFYGEPLNCLKLWRAVIKLGGYDVVTGSKLWRQVGESFHPPKTCTTVSWTFRIFYEKALLEYEKYKREIGELQLPVGSFHQSSSVEKETAVYQAPGSGSGRARRDAAARAMQGWHAQRLLGYGEVAEPVIKDKNSNSTPKREKNLKSIGMLNKHRTPSVLEHAGKAANIEGDRQLVTAVVDVGPPADWVKVNVRETKDCFEVYALVPGLLREEVRVQSDPVGRLVITGLPEHVDNPWGITPFKKVVNLPARIDPLQTSAVVSLHGRLFVRVPFEQGAV